The sequence below is a genomic window from Bacteroidales bacterium.
GATCTGCCAATGTGCTGTTCGCCCGGGAACTGGTTAAGATCAGGAAGGTCACCATCATGACCACCAATTTGTACATAGCCCGGCAATTCAGAACAAACAGCCAGGCCAATGTGGTGATCCTGGGTGGCATCTACCAGCCGGAAAGCGAAACCCTGGTGGGAAAGCTGACCAGGTCGTGTATCGACCAGCTGAATATCCGGAAGGCCTTTATCGGGATAGACGGGTACACGACCCGGAATGGCTTTACCCTGCGGGATATGTTCAGGGCTGAGATCTCCAGTCACATCATCCGGAAAGCAGAGGATGTGTTTGTAGTATCCGATTCCAGTAAATTTGGAGCAACAGGCCTTACCAACATCTGTCGCCTGAAGGATATCCACCACATTGCCACAAACCCGGACCTGGATGCGGTCTATGTGGATGAATTCCGGGATGCCGGGATCGATCTGATCCTGGCCTGACCAGATCCTTGCGGGCAGCTATACTCTCAGGAAAATTTTCTTTTTGTATAAAAATAGAAGCAGGGCCCATTGGATCATCAGTACACCGGTGGTGATAAACACCGCCCCCCATTGCTCATTGATATGAACGGAGGTCCAGTTCAGAAAAAAGCGGCTGATGTCGTAAAAATCAATAATCCGGTGTCCCATGTATATGGTGATCGAGTTCATTCCGAACACCCTGAAGAAAAGCGTCCAATTCTTTGATCCTTTCACATCTATCACAAAATAGAAGAGTGCCAGCAACAGGGCACTGACACCGCCAGCCTTCATCACATAGGTGGCGGTCCACATTTTCTTGATAATGGGATAAACAGGACTCAGAGCCTGGGCGATCACGATCAGTCCCACACCGGCCAGGGCAATATAGAGGGCTTTCCGGGCCGGTGCCGCCTTGGAGCTCCTGAGTATATGGCCCGAGAGCGTTCCCATCAGGGTGATGGAGACCGCTGAAACGATACATAGGACCCCTTCCGGATCAAATACCTCATCATTCAGCCGGCCCGGAATCAAAAGCTGATCCAGCCATGCGTTGAGGGTGGTGGCGGGCTCAAAGGTTCCGGCTCCGTAACCCGGCACCGGCACCAATAACTGCAAAACAGCAATACCTGCAAGGATGCCCACCATCCAGTAGGCAGGACCTTTAATGCTTTTGGAATAGAGACTGATCAGTGCCGCGAAGAAGTATCCGAATCCAATCTGTGAAAGCACGCTCACATACCGGAGGTTCGTAAAGCCTCTGCTTAAGGCTCCATTGTAAAGGATTCCCAGTAAAACCAATGCAAGCAGGCGCACCGATATTTTCCGCAATAATTTGGATCTGGCTATCCCCTTTTCCACTTTTGAATTAATGGCATAGGGGATGGCCACTCCGCTGATAAACATAAAAAGCGGAAAAATCAGATCGTAGAACCGGAAGCCTTCCCACTGAACGTGGTGTTGCTGAGTGGCAAGCGCTTCCATCCATCCCCACCCGGTTAGCTCGGCCAGGGCGATAATGATTCCTCCAATTCCCACGAGCATGGCCATATCAAGGCCCCGCAGGGTATCCAGGGATAGCAGTCTTTCTTTAGTCTCCGTCCGAAGAGTCTGTGTTGTTTGTTTTGCTGGCATGTTGTTTCGTTTAGTGCTTCTAAAGTAGCTAAAAGTTTTTTTGATGTACCACCTCACCGGCTACAATTTGTAAATTGTAATCATTTGCCTTTTCCATCGTCTTTGTTTTATGAAGTAATATTTATCAGTCGAAATATCCACCGCCTTATGTTCCGGAACTACCTGCTGGTTGGCCTGATCACCCTGCTGACCGTGGGAGGCCAGGTGCTGCGGACAGCCAACGTGAACCCGGCCGAATCGCTCAGGCATGAATAGCACTCCCGGGGATTAAGCCCTGGAACAACGGATCAGGTCCATAACCAGGCAGGAACTCTCCTGGTGACAGTAGTTATGGATTTGTTTCATGAGAAAGGAACCGGCCTGTTGCCCCAGAAAGAATCCGGCTATCAGGAACAGATAGGTGTACCAGCCGAACCCGATTCCGCTGACCAGCCTCAGGGCAATAATGACGGGCACCGGTATATGAATGGCCAGAAACCACTGAGTGGAAAAGCGTCTCACATTGGCCCTCCAGTATCCAAAGGGGATATTCAGGAGAAAGACGAGGAGGCTGATGAAGATGAGTTTGCCCATGCTTTCCTTTAAAGATAAGAAAAAATTCGGCTATTTGAACAGAAAGATCAGCGTCTGTTCTTTCTTTTCTTTTTGCGGTTCTTCTGAAAGTCCTCTTCCTGGTCCAGTAAAGACTGCCAGTCGGTCTCTTCATTCTCCCGGGAAGATGCCAGGGTGTCTTTGTAGAAGCCCCTGGAAATTTCAATTCTGTAGACAGGTTTCCCCAGTTGCTCTTCAATGGTGGCCAGCATCTCCTTTTCTTCCTTGCTGCAAAAGGAAATGGCCTGTCCTTTGTTTCTCCCCCTGCCAGTCCGCCCTACCCGATGTACATAATATTCAGGGGATTCAGGAAGGTCAAAGTTTACCACCAGTTCCACATCGGGAATGTCAATTCCCCGGGCACTGACATCTGTGGCGATCAGCACTTTTATCTCTCCTTTATGAAAAAGCTGCATGATGCGTTGACGTTGCTCCTGCTCCTTATCGCCATGGATGGTCTCTGCCTGTATATCAACCCTTTCCAGGGCTTTTTTTACACGTTCCGCCCTCACTTTTGTTCTTACAAATACAAGGATTTTCTGATCCGGATGGTTGGCAATCACATTCTCCAGGAAAAAGCGTTTGTCATCCATCTCAATGAAAGCTACAGCATGCTCGATGTTTTTGGCCACCGGATCCTTGGGTGAGATCTGGATGCGAATGGCATCATTTACCAGGGAGTAGGCGATCTTCTTAATCTTTTCATCAATGGTTGCAGAGAAGAAAAGCGTCTGCCTTTTCCCGGGCAGATGGCGCATCAGGTCGCGGATATCCTTGATAAAGCCCAGGTCCAGCATATGATCGGCCTCATCCAGCACCAGGATCTCCACCCGTTGGAGCTGGAGCGCCCCCTGGCTTACCAGGTCGAACATTCTGCCAGGTGTGGCGATCAGCACATCCACTCCCCTGTTCAATTGTGCAATTTGCGGGTCCTGATCCACCCCTCCGTGAATGGCGAATGCTTTTACCCTGGTATGTTTTCCCAGGACCCTGAACACATTCTCGGATTGAAGGGCCAGTTCATGGGTAGGCACCATGATCAGACACTTGACTCCGTCGGGACGCCCCTTGATTTTGCGTTCCTGCAGGATATGAAGAAGCGGTATGGCATAGGCAGCAGTCTTGCCAGTCCCGGTCTGGGCGATAGCCAGCACATCCTCCCCTCTGAGAATGGGTGGAATGGACTTAAACTGAATATCGGTGGGTTTCTTATACCCCAGCTTGGAGATACTGTTCTTGATCCCATCCGCAATCGGGTACTCTTCAAACTTCATTTATTCCAAATTTGTTGCAAAGGTCATATTATTCCAGACAAAGTTCAAATCTTTCCCTTTTATGTGGCTAAAAAGGATTCCCATGGCGGAATGTGGATAATTTGATTACCTTTGCCCCGATTTCTTAGCCGACTTTTCAATTAGGCAGTTTTTCCGTTATTCAGGGATCCCTCTCTATTTCTTCTGATTCAGCTAAGGCGGCGCACTCTTCGAAGTTCGTCATTTTAAACAATATAGCAGCCTTAAAAAAGGCTGTTCAAAAACTTATATATGAATAATACCACAGTAAACAACAGACAAAGTACGCATTCAAATTCAGGCAGGAGAAGGGTTTATAGCTCCAACCAGCCAAACCGCAACCATGCACGGCCGGCCAAAAAAGCCTCCACACTCGATCCTTCTCTCCTGGTAAAGGAAGCGGATCATTCCATCATTGACAAAGCCTATCAATCAGAGCGCATGGTCAGTGAACTGCCAGTCGATTTAAAATTGAAGCAGGCCCTGGCAATGAAGGGCTATGACCGGCCAACCGAGATTCAGGACAGAACTCTGGAGACACTTCTGGAGGGCAGGGACCTTCTGGGAATTGCACAGACAGGGACCGGAAAAACAGCCGCCTTCCTGATCCCCATTATCGAGAAGCTGCTGCATAAACAAATTAATCCTTATGCACTCATCGTAGTACCCACCCGCGAACTGGCACTCCAGGTGGAGGATGAGTTTAAAAGTATGTCCAGGGGACTGGGTCTTTACAGTGCCTGTTTTATCGGAGGTACCAATATCAACAGGGACCTGCAGACTCTTCGCAGGAACAGCCATGTGGTGATTGCCACCCCGGGCAGGTTGCTTGATCTGGCAGACCGCCGGGCCATTGATCTGGGTAAATTTAAGACCCTGGTGCTGGATGAGTTCGACCGCATGCTGGATATGGGCTTTATCCGCGATGTAAACAGGATCCTGGATGGAATGAAACAGCGCAGCCACACCATGCTCTTTTCGGCCACCCTGGATAAATCGCAGCAAACAATGATCAATCATATACTTACGAATCATGTGACCGTGAAGGTGAACAACGGTAACAGTTCGGCCGATGCCATTGAACAGGAGATAATCAGGCTGAAACCGGGACAGGACAAGTTCATGGTTTTGAATGAGATGCTCTCGCAGGAAGAGTTTATCAAAGTGCTGCTCTTTGAGGAGACCAAACACAAGGTGAACCGTCTTTGCATAAAACTGAACAAGGCTGGAATCAGAGCAGACCAGATCCACGGTAATAAAAGCCAGAATGCCCGTCAAAGTGCTCTGAAAGCTTTTAAGGAAGGGAGGGTGCAGGTGCTTGTTGCCACCGACGTGGCCGCACGGGGACTGGATGTGTCGGATGTGTCACATGTGATCAACTACCAGGTACCACAGACCCATGACAGTTATGTTCACCGTATTGGCCGGACCGGCAGGGCCGGGAAAACCGGGAAAGCCTATACCTTTGTGGCCTAAGCCCTGAGTGCCTCCACTCCCTCTATGGTCAGCGGAAGTGGCTTGCCCAGACGGCGGGATCCATTTTCGGTAATCAGAAAGTCCTCCTCGTTGCGCAGGCCGCTGAAATTCCTGAATTTTTCTATTTCGCTGTAATTCAGGAATTGGGACAGATGTTGTTCCGATTTCCAGAGCTCAATCAGCTCGGGGATAAAATAGATCCCGGGCTCAATGGTCAGCACAAAACCCGCTCGAAGCTCTTTCCCCAGCCGGAGGGACTTCAGTCCGAACTGTGTGGACTTCGCTTCGCCATCATAGCCGACCCACTGTTCTCCCAGGTTCTCCATATCATGAACGTCCAGCCCCATCATATGTCCGGTACCGCAGGGGAAGAATAAGGCATGGGCCCCTGCTTCCACAGCCTCTTCCGTGTCTCCTCTGGTGAGCCCGAAAGCTTTGAGCCCCTCGAAGATGGTCCTGCAGGCGCTCAGATGCACTTCTTTAAAGGCAATGCCAGGTATCAGCATGGCGACAGCGTTCATGTGGGCATCCAGGCATAACTGGTACATCTCTTTCTGAAGCGGGGTGAAGGCGGGATCCACCGGGAAGGTGCTGGAAAGATCTCCGGCATAGTGCATTTCAGTCTCCGCTCCGGCATCCAGCAGAAAGAGATCTCCACTTTTTATAGTGTTGCCGTGGTGATGGTTATGGAGGGTTTGTCCCTTGATGGTAGCTATGATAGGAAAAGATGGATTTCCATTGGCGGCATATGCCACTTCCGCTACCTTGGCGGCGATTTCCGATTCGCGCATTCCCGGCCGGGCATAACGCATTCCGGCCAGATGCATATCTGCACTGATATTTACCGCCTTGTCAAGCTCGGCTATCTCCTCAGCAGTTTTCACTTCCCTTTGAGCCACTATGGCTTTGGTAAGCTCCAGAGAGGCTTTTTCAGAAACAGACCCTGCTTTTAACTGTGTGAGTCCGGCCAGACGGATCAGGATATCGGCCCGGTAGGGATTCAGGAAATGGACCGGTCTGTTTTTAGAAATTGCCTCAGAAACAACAGATTGCAGAGAGGATAAAGGGAAAACAGCTCTAACTCCAACCCGCTCACCCAGGGAGGCAAGGCCTGGAACCACGCCGGTCCATATGATCATATCAATCCCGTAGTCGTCGCCGAAAAGCATGGATTCTCCACTATCTGCATCAATGATTCCGGCCAGGGAAGCCTGATCGATCCCAAAGTAATACAGAAAAGTGCTATCCTGCCTGAAGTGATAGGTATTATCGGTATAGTTCATGGGGGACTCTTCGTTCCCGGGAAGCAGGATAATCCCGCCTGAAATGGTATCTGCCAGTTTCTTCCTGCGTGCTGTGTAAGTTTCTTTGCTAAACATTTGCACAAAATAGTAACTTAGGACCTTTCAAACCATAATAGTATGCGGCTATGACCAAATATTTTATTCCTTTTTTTATCCTGCTTTTCTCCTGCTCCGGATCTCAACCTGAAGTATATGAATGGAGGGGAGCTGATCGCATGGGCATCTATCCGGATACAAACCTGCTGAAAGAATGGCCTGAAGAAGGCCCCCGGGAATTGTGGGCCATTGATAAGCTGGGAAGGGGTTTTGGATCTCCGCAGTTCAAAGGAGAGCGTTTTTTTGTCACAGGTGAAGTGGATAGCATGGCCCACTTATACTGTTTTGATCTGGATGGAAATAAAATATGGCAAAGCCCCCTGGGAAAAGAATGGGTTTCCAGCTATCCCGGATCCCGTTCGGCACCCACCATCGTGGAAAAGCTGATCTATATTGGCACAGGTATGGGTGATCTTTACTGTGTGAATGAAGCCGATGGCAGTCTGGAGTGGTCCAAAGACTTTGTCAGGGACTTTCAGGGAGTGTATCCCTTGCACGGCCACTCTGAGGCAGCAGTGATTTCGGGAGACAGGGTATTCTGGACCCCAGGCGGTCCGGTTCATAATGTGGTTGCCCTGAACCGCATGACCGGGGAGCTGATCTGGAGCAATCCTGGCTTTGGGGAGCGTTCGGGTTACAATCCCGGAAAACTGCTGTCACATCATGGCCGGGAGCTCTTTGTTACTTTTACGGCTGCCAAATTACTGGGACTGGATGCGGAAACCGGAGAATTATTGTGGTCGCACCATCAGGATGTTTATACGGAAAAGGAGCGCGAGAAAATAGGAATTGGGGATTCCCATGCAAACTCTGTGGTCTATCGGGACGGATCCATCTTTTATGTTGCCGGTGACGGTAATGGCGGTGTCAGACTCGATCTCTCGGAAGATGGCAGTGCTTTTACCCAGGCCTGGCGCAATCCTGGATTTGATAGTTTTTTTGGCGGAGTGGTTCTGATTGACAATTACCTCTATACCAGCGGTACGCACAGGCAGTATTTATATTCCATTGACGCCACCACCGGAATCCTTAGAGACTCCTTGCATATCGGACAGGGTGCTCTGATTGCTGCCGATGAAAGGTTGTATTATTACAATCACCGGGGCCAGATGTACCTGATCAGTCATACGGAGGGTAAACTTAAAGAGTTAAGTTCCTTCAGGATAAATAAAGGTAGCGGGCATCATTTCTCGCATCCTGTGATCCACCGCGGGGTATTGTACCAGCGCCGTGGCGATGCCCTCATGGCATTTGATATTCGTCGGCCTGCTTCCTGAGAGGTGCTTCGGTAAGAGTGGGAGAGCATTCGTTTCATAGCCGTATTTAATAATTGGATTCAAATTGCAATTTTTTTTATAACCGTGCATCCTGAACCCAGATTCTTTTGATTTATTGGTCATATTCCGTAATTTATTATGCAGATATCGCCAGCCAAACCATGATTGATCAGCAAGCTGAGTCAGCTAAAGATAAAGGAGGATTCCGCCTGAAAGAATCCCTGGCCAATCTCAGACAGAGAAGCTTCTTTAAGTATGTGGGGCGCAGCGTTCTTCTGATCTTATCGGTTTACCTGCTGGTCATACTGATTGTTTTCCTGGCCGGGAAATACCTGATCGATTTCAACACCTTTTTTGAGGGGATTATAGAACGGCTTTCGAACCGTTTTGTGGTTCTTCTGTTCTTTCTCTCGGAATCCTTCACAGGGATGATCCCGGTGGATCTGTTTGTAATATGGACCCGGAAATTTGAGCATCCGCTGCCCTGGCTGGCACTTTTGGGGGCGCTATCCTATGCCGGTGGGGTGATCTCTTACGGGATTGGACTGTGGATTGCCGGAAGACCCCGTATAAAAGCCTTTACAGAGCGCCGCCTGCAAGGATATATTAGCTTTGTACGCAAGTGGGGAGGTGCTTTTATTGTAATTGCCGCCCTGTTTCCCTTTACCCCTTTTTCCCTGGTTGTTATCGCGCTTACTCTTTTTCACTACCCCTTCCGGAATTTTCTGCTTTTTGCCCTGGCCCGCTTGTTTCGTTTTGTGCTTCAGGGTATATTCTTCTTCGATTTAATGAAGCTGGATCACTGGATTGTTTAATGTAAAATTAGTGGCACGCTGATGCTTTTATACAGATCATTAATAAACCTTAAGGCTTATAT
It includes:
- a CDS encoding DeoR/GlpR family DNA-binding transcription regulator, with the protein product MLNERQNRILKILGLNNQTSVSELSRQLEVSSVTIRQDLNFLEAEGLLKRVHGGAVLKDGENLDNRLAKNYEKKLRIARKLATMVHEGESILIESGSANVLFARELVKIRKVTIMTTNLYIARQFRTNSQANVVILGGIYQPESETLVGKLTRSCIDQLNIRKAFIGIDGYTTRNGFTLRDMFRAEISSHIIRKAEDVFVVSDSSKFGATGLTNICRLKDIHHIATNPDLDAVYVDEFRDAGIDLILA
- a CDS encoding DUF5009 domain-containing protein — protein: MPAKQTTQTLRTETKERLLSLDTLRGLDMAMLVGIGGIIIALAELTGWGWMEALATQQHHVQWEGFRFYDLIFPLFMFISGVAIPYAINSKVEKGIARSKLLRKISVRLLALVLLGILYNGALSRGFTNLRYVSVLSQIGFGYFFAALISLYSKSIKGPAYWMVGILAGIAVLQLLVPVPGYGAGTFEPATTLNAWLDQLLIPGRLNDEVFDPEGVLCIVSAVSITLMGTLSGHILRSSKAAPARKALYIALAGVGLIVIAQALSPVYPIIKKMWTATYVMKAGGVSALLLALFYFVIDVKGSKNWTLFFRVFGMNSITIYMGHRIIDFYDISRFFLNWTSVHINEQWGAVFITTGVLMIQWALLLFLYKKKIFLRV
- a CDS encoding DEAD/DEAH box helicase, which produces MKFEEYPIADGIKNSISKLGYKKPTDIQFKSIPPILRGEDVLAIAQTGTGKTAAYAIPLLHILQERKIKGRPDGVKCLIMVPTHELALQSENVFRVLGKHTRVKAFAIHGGVDQDPQIAQLNRGVDVLIATPGRMFDLVSQGALQLQRVEILVLDEADHMLDLGFIKDIRDLMRHLPGKRQTLFFSATIDEKIKKIAYSLVNDAIRIQISPKDPVAKNIEHAVAFIEMDDKRFFLENVIANHPDQKILVFVRTKVRAERVKKALERVDIQAETIHGDKEQEQRQRIMQLFHKGEIKVLIATDVSARGIDIPDVELVVNFDLPESPEYYVHRVGRTGRGRNKGQAISFCSKEEKEMLATIEEQLGKPVYRIEISRGFYKDTLASSRENEETDWQSLLDQEEDFQKNRKKKRKNRR
- a CDS encoding DEAD/DEAH box helicase, with the translated sequence MNNTTVNNRQSTHSNSGRRRVYSSNQPNRNHARPAKKASTLDPSLLVKEADHSIIDKAYQSERMVSELPVDLKLKQALAMKGYDRPTEIQDRTLETLLEGRDLLGIAQTGTGKTAAFLIPIIEKLLHKQINPYALIVVPTRELALQVEDEFKSMSRGLGLYSACFIGGTNINRDLQTLRRNSHVVIATPGRLLDLADRRAIDLGKFKTLVLDEFDRMLDMGFIRDVNRILDGMKQRSHTMLFSATLDKSQQTMINHILTNHVTVKVNNGNSSADAIEQEIIRLKPGQDKFMVLNEMLSQEEFIKVLLFEETKHKVNRLCIKLNKAGIRADQIHGNKSQNARQSALKAFKEGRVQVLVATDVAARGLDVSDVSHVINYQVPQTHDSYVHRIGRTGRAGKTGKAYTFVA
- a CDS encoding Xaa-Pro aminopeptidase; translated protein: MFSKETYTARRKKLADTISGGIILLPGNEESPMNYTDNTYHFRQDSTFLYYFGIDQASLAGIIDADSGESMLFGDDYGIDMIIWTGVVPGLASLGERVGVRAVFPLSSLQSVVSEAISKNRPVHFLNPYRADILIRLAGLTQLKAGSVSEKASLELTKAIVAQREVKTAEEIAELDKAVNISADMHLAGMRYARPGMRESEIAAKVAEVAYAANGNPSFPIIATIKGQTLHNHHHGNTIKSGDLFLLDAGAETEMHYAGDLSSTFPVDPAFTPLQKEMYQLCLDAHMNAVAMLIPGIAFKEVHLSACRTIFEGLKAFGLTRGDTEEAVEAGAHALFFPCGTGHMMGLDVHDMENLGEQWVGYDGEAKSTQFGLKSLRLGKELRAGFVLTIEPGIYFIPELIELWKSEQHLSQFLNYSEIEKFRNFSGLRNEEDFLITENGSRRLGKPLPLTIEGVEALRA
- a CDS encoding PQQ-like beta-propeller repeat protein, yielding MTKYFIPFFILLFSCSGSQPEVYEWRGADRMGIYPDTNLLKEWPEEGPRELWAIDKLGRGFGSPQFKGERFFVTGEVDSMAHLYCFDLDGNKIWQSPLGKEWVSSYPGSRSAPTIVEKLIYIGTGMGDLYCVNEADGSLEWSKDFVRDFQGVYPLHGHSEAAVISGDRVFWTPGGPVHNVVALNRMTGELIWSNPGFGERSGYNPGKLLSHHGRELFVTFTAAKLLGLDAETGELLWSHHQDVYTEKEREKIGIGDSHANSVVYRDGSIFYVAGDGNGGVRLDLSEDGSAFTQAWRNPGFDSFFGGVVLIDNYLYTSGTHRQYLYSIDATTGILRDSLHIGQGALIAADERLYYYNHRGQMYLISHTEGKLKELSSFRINKGSGHHFSHPVIHRGVLYQRRGDALMAFDIRRPAS